From the genome of uncultured Methanobacterium sp.:
ATATCAGTCCTAGGATATAAAGGTGGCATTGAATTTGTGGACCGGTTAACCAACACCATACTTGATTTCTACTATGATGAAGCAGGATATGAGATAAAAGAAGAAGAAATAGGGGAAGAACTAGGAAAAGAAATAGGGGAAGAAATAAGGGAAAGAATAGGAGAAGAGGAAGTGAAAAAACCTTTAGATAACAAGTATTCGACCATGGAGGAAATTTAATTGAAGATAGCAGTAGCATCAACCGACGGGAAAATTATTGATTTGCATTTTGGCGATGCAAATCGCTTTTTAATTTTTAAACTTGCAGATGGAGAAGGAAAATTCCAGGAAATGAGAGAAAAAACTCCAATGCCATTGAATAATCATCAAGAACGTTGGGTTGCCTCAATTGACCTTATAAACGATTGTAAAGCAGTTCTCTGCAGTAAAATTGGAGAAGAACCTACAATAGAACTGAGAAAATTGGGAATAAAACCAATACAACTGGATTGTGATGTTAAAGAAGCTCTAAAAGAATGTTCTAACCATTTGTTGAACTAAAGAACATGTGAAATAATGAAAAATTAAGTTTAATTTAGTAATAGAGAAATTGAGCTGATTAATTAGAATTAAGCTGTTAGTGAGGAATTAAGCGGATTAATTGGGAATTAAATTGATTAGTACAGAATTAAGCGGATTGATAAGGAATTAAGCTTAACCGAACAAGTGGATGAATTGAATATTAACTATCTGGAGATAATTAAACTATAAGGAGATAAATCATGCCTAATGTAACCATTAACTATGACAAATGTGAGGGAGCAGAATGCGGAGAATGTGCAGAAGTTTGCTCCATGGAAATCCTGGTTATTGATGGAGAAAAAATAGCCATTAAAAATCAGGACCAATGCAGTTTATGCGAAATCTGCACCGATGTTTGCCCCAATGAAGCCATTAATCTGGAATGATAACATCAATATCAGGATTATAATGTGCAGACATAGATAGACCTAAAATTAAACTTTTTTTCGATTAAATTCATTATTTTAACATTAACCCCAATAAATTTACCCAAAACTCAAAGGATTAACCCAAATAATCAATACAACCTTCACTCATATTTACTCTAATAATCGATTATATGTGCTGAATCTAAGTTTATCACCAAAAATCATAAATGAGGTTAGTTCTTTTGAAACCCGTTATTACCACCTGCACCCGGGACTGTCCGGGTTCATGTAGCATAATAGCCAGCGTAGAAGATGGAAAAGTTACAAAATTACGTGGCAATCCAGAGCACGATATAACTGCTGGTTTTTTGTGTAAAAATACCGCCCATTATCTGAAAAACTATTTTTACAGTGATAAAAGAATTCTTCATCCCCTACTTAAGGTAGAAAACAAATGGAAGAGTATCAGCTGGGATGAAGCACTGGATATTACTGCTTTTAAGATATCCGAGGTTATAGAGAACTATGGAAGTTCATCTATCCTTTATTATCAGGGATTCGGTGCCCGTACCGCTCTTCAGGCCATGAACCGACGATTTTTCAACTTACTGGGTGGAGTTACCACCACCTACGGAACAGTGTGTGGAGGAATAGGGCACACTGCCATGGAAACTGATTTTGGAACTAAAATATCTCATGACCCCCTGGATCATCTCAACAGCAACCTGATAATTATATGGGGACGAAACCCTGCGGTAACTGATGTGCATCTGTGGAGGATCATAAGAAAAGCTCAAAGAAACGGCACCCCGCTTGTGGTAATCGATCCAGTTAAAACAAAAACTGCCAGACATGCTGACATATTCATCCAGCCCAGAGCAGGATATGATTATTATCTGGCCATGGCCCTTTCTAAAATCATCCTAGAATTAGACAGCACTAAAAATGGCCATGTAAATAAAAACAATCCTGAAAACGAAAATAACTATTTAGACCATGATTTTATTGAAAATTATACTGTTAACTTTGAGGAATACCTAAGTATACTGGATAAATATTCTCTTAATTTCCTATCCACTAAATGCGGTGTGGATATGGATGTATTGCATGAACTGGCAATTTTATATGCAGACGGTAATCCTTCTAGCATTATAACCGGTTGGGGGCTCCATCGCTACGTACAGGGCCACCTAACCTTTCATATGATTGGCGCACTGGCCGCTTTAACCGGGAATATTGGAGTATCTGGAGGAGGAGTTAGCCAGGGCTTCGAAGAGTTTGAATACTTTGATTTCGCGGTGGAACTGGATGAACTGGGAATAAACCAGAGAAAAATTCCCATGCCCACCATTGGTGAAGCTATAATCCATACACATGAGCCTCCCATTAAACTTATCTTCATGGTCTCTGGAAATCCAGTGACCTTGAATCCTAACTCTTTAAAGGTAAAACGTGGTTTTGATAGTGCGGATTTTGTAATTATGATCGATCATTTCCTTAATGACACTTCAGATGTTGCAGATCTGTTCCTGCCCGCCACCACCTACCTGGAAGAAACAGATCTAATGGGAAGTTACGGTCATAACTGGGTTTCACCCGTAAATCCAGTAGTAGTACCACTTGGTGAGGCAAAATCCGAATTTGAAATATTTCAACTTCTTGCTGGGCGGTTAGGGTTTGAAGAAGAAATGTCAGGGCATCCAGAAAAATGGCTAGAAAAACTGGCTGATCCAATATTAAAAATGGGGATAAGTTTTGAAGAATTGCAAAGAGCACCACAAAGGATGGTCAAAAAAAATGATATCCCATTTAGTGATGGGAAGTTCAAAACAGAATCCGGAAAATTTGAATTTAATGAAGATTTTCAACCCGAAAACAGGGCAATAGAAGGTTACCCATTAAGACTTCTTTCAACCATGCCTGAGGGGTTTATAGGATCAGTACCCCCCAATGAGGAAATAATAGATGAATGTCTAGAAGTACAGGTTCATCCCAATGTTTTAAGAATTAATCAGTTGGTAGATGGAGATAAAGCAATCCTTGAATCTCCAGTAGGAAGCCTCACTGTCCAAACCAGAGAAAATTATGGCATTATGGAGGATTATGTCCTTACATATAAAGGAGGATGGCTAAAACACAACCAATGCATCAATGTTTTAACCCAGGACATGAGCAGTGCAATTGGTGATGGAACTCCTTATTATGACACATGGGTACGGATAAAGTCTATAAAAAGATAAAAGCTTTATTGAACTGCAAAAAGAATAATTTCAATAGTAACATTAAAATTTATTCATTTTATAGGCCCAAATAGCTTATTTTTAACAAATTTGAAGATAAAAAAGCTTAAATAATAAGCTTCAATAACTATTAAGTCAATTAATATGGATTTTTCCTGTTTTTTTGGACTTATATTTTCAAGAATTGAATTTAAAGCAGAATAATGTTACTAAACACTTAAAAACATTTTAACGTTTTATTATAATTACAAAACGATATGTATATATATTCATTTCAAAACATTATGAACAAAGTCAAAACGACTTTACTATCCATGGAGGAATAATTTATGAATTCAAAACAAATGGCAATTATTGGAATTGTTGTAGTTATAATTATTATTGCCGGATTATATGTCAGTGGAATTTTTACCGGCGGAAATAGTGTTAAAGGGAATATAACAGTTCTGGCAGGTGCTGGAACCATGGCAGCCATGAATGATTTGAAAGCTAATTTCGAGAAAGAAAATCCTGGAACTACCATAAACATACAATATGGTAATAGTGCAGAACTTTTCTCTAGCTTAAATACCCAAAAAAGTGCCGACCTAGTGGTCCCTGGTGACATCACATTCATGGACAAGGCAAAAAGCCAAGGTTACATGTTAAACGATACCATCAAACCCATCGTTTACCACATACCAATTATTGCTGTGCAAAAAGGAAACCCTAAAAACATAACCTCTGTTCAGAATTTATCAATGGAAGGACTTAAAGTAGGGCTAGGTGACACCAACGGTACTGCAGTTGGTAAAGAAAGTATTACATTGCTTAACAAATCAGGAAATCTAGCTGCAGTCAAAAAGAACGTGGTAGTTTACGCCCCAACCGTTAACCAGCTTTTAACCTACTTAACTTCTGGACAGGTTGATGCAGCTATAATTACCGAAGACATGGCAAACACCACTGCAGCACAGGGAAAAATCGATGCAATAGTAATCCCTAAAGATCAAAATGCAATAGCCACTATAGCAGTTGGTATGACTACTTTCACCCAGAACAAACCTCTGGCCACTAAATTCGAAAACTACATCACCTCATCTCAAGGCCTGACCATCTGGGAAAATCATGGATTCAAAGCAGTAAACCAAACCAGTTAAAAATATTAAGATGTGAAGATAATTAGCTTTAACTCATTAAGGAACATATAACAAAAGACAGGTTCGATAAAATGAGAAGCAAGCTAGAGATCATCTTCATATCAATATCTTTTATTTTTACCGCATTTTTATTCATAATTATCGGCAGTTTATTTATAATACCATCCCCTGAAGGATTTATAGAAGCTTTTTTCTCCAATGAAATGATGGCAGCCCTGAAATTAACTTTATCTACCTCAATATTAGCTGCAACATTTGTGATACTGGTTGCAATTCCCACTGCTTATTCCCTTGCCAGATACAAGTTTCCTCTTAAAAGTTTAGTTAAGAGCATTCTGGATCTCCCCATGGCTTTTCCAGAAATAGTTCTGGGTATTGCACTGTTGATGATTTTTGGAAATCGATTCCTTGGAATTCCAATGGATCGTTTAGGCATTGACATCGCTTTTACCACAACTGGTATAATCATAGCCCAGTTTTTCGTAGCTTTTCCTTATGCAGTTAGAATTCTTTATTCCACATTCAACTACGTCAACCCCAGATACGAATTTGTTTCCAGAAGTTTAGGATATGGGGAGTTTGAAACTTTTAGAAATATTACACTTCCCTTGGCCAGAGGAGGAATATTTGCCTCCACAGTAGTTACACTGGCCCGTTGTATAGGAACCTTTGCCGCTGTGCTTCTGGTTGGTGGAGGAACCTATATGAAAACTGAAACTCTTTCCATTGCCATTTATTACAATTTATCTCTGGGAAACATAGACAGTGCTATAACTGCAGGGATAATTCTTGTTTTAATATCATTTGTGGCAATATTCGTGTTAGAAAGATACGCCCCGGAAAATATAGAAGATGGGAGTGTGAAATAGGATGTTTCTGGAAGTTAAAAATTTAAGCGTTGAATTGGGTCAATTCCAATTGAATAATGTGAACCTTAAATTGGAGAAAAAAGATTACTTGGTAATTATAGGACCCACCGGTTCGGGTAAATCCGTCCTTCTGGAAACCATTGCCGGTTTTTTCTCACCAGATAATGGTCAGGTTTTCCTTGAAGGAAAAGAAATAACTGATTTGACTCCGGAAGAAAGAGGGATTAGCATAGTTTACCAGGATTACATTCTTTTTCCTCATATGAATGTTTTTGAAAACATTGCTTATGGATTAAAGAAAAAAATCAAGGATAAAGATATTATAGAGACAAAAGTTAACAATATGGCCCAGTTGCTAAAAATAGACCATCTCATGGGTAGGAATCCTGAAACTCTTAGTGGTGGTGAAAAGCAAAGGGTAGCTATTGCCCGTTCCCTGGTGGTGAAGCCCAATATATTACTGATGGATGAACCCTTCGCTGCTTTAGATGTTAACACCCACAGTTACCTTACTTCACTTATTAAAAAGGTTATCATGCAACACCAGACCACCTGTATCCATGTTTCCCATAATTTTAATGATGTCTACAATTTAGCAGAACACGTGGCAGTGATGAAGGAAGGTAAAATTCTTCAACAGGGCACAGTGCACGATGTATTTTCTAGACCCACCCATAACTTTGTGGCTGATTTTGTGGGAGTGCACAATGTTTTCCAGGGAAGGATCGTTGGCCATGACCAATCACTCATCCAGGTAGAGATCAACCCCAAAGTTATACTATCAAGTTCCAGTGATTTATCTTCCCATTCAAAGGAAGTCACAGTGGCAATACGACCAGAAAGTATCATCTTTTCCAATGAACCATTCGTATCATCAGTGCGCAACCAGGTCAAAGGTGTGGTTGAGACCATCTTTGAAGTAGGACATAACATCTGGATCAGTGTTCAGGTGGAAGATTTATCATTTATGGGTGTTTTAACCCCGAATTCATGTGAAGCACTGGGGATAAAAAAAGGTGGAGAAATTTATCTAAGTTTTAAGTCTGTTAATGTTAATTTAATGGATAATTATGATTAATTTTGAAGAATAAATCCATAATAGGCTAATCTCAGTAATAGGCTGATCATTGAATTATTTAATCATTATCAATATGTTATAAACCGTTAAAGAGTAAAAGATACAACGAAATGATAAATAAGTAACTTCAAATAGCATATTAAAACAATATTATCACCAAAATCAGCTTATTCAAATATAAAAATAATTTAAAAATAAAATAAACTTCAAAAAATTGTTTATTTAAATTTAAATCAATTTAACGGTGTTTTTGCCGGTGTTAGAGATTGCTATCCATTATCACCAAAATGTATATATTACCATCTCGACAATAGTGATATATATTTTTCATGGAGGATAAAAAATGGATAAAAAAATTATGGCAGCCATAGTGATTATAATAATTGCCGTTGTTGGAGTAGGAGTATATGGATACAGCTCCTATGTAGCCTCCTCAGAAAGCGGTACCATAACAATATACGCAGCTGCCAGTCTTGCAAAGCAGATGAATAATACTGCAGCAGAATTCAAAAAACAACACCCTAACGTCGATGTGCAGATACAGTATGGTGGAAGTTCAGATCTAATTAGCCAGATAACCCAACTTAACAAATCTGTGGATATTATGGCCTCAGCAGACTACGGTCTTATTGATAAGAATATGATACCCAATTCCACCAGTTTCAACCTGGAATTTGCACGTAACGAACTGGTAATTGCCTATACCAATAACAGTAAAAACAGCAGCCAGATCAACAGTACCAACTGGTATGAGATATTGAATCAGTCTGATGTGAAAATTGGTTTAGCTGATCCTAACTCTGCACCAGCTGGATACCGTGGTGTGATGATGATCCAGATGGCCAACAGCTACTACAACAACAGCAATATATTCAATGATCTCATTGCTTCCAATTCCGCAATTACATCCCAGGCCAATGGAAGTAGCTATGTCATAAGCAGCCCAAATAACTTAAATCCCACCTCTAAAATAGTTTCAAGACCAGCAGTTTCCGATTTAATGCCCGTACTGCAATCTAATTCCGTAGATTACGTTTTAGTGTACAAGAGTGATGCTGAACAGCAAAAAAGTTCCGGTGTTAAATATATGACCCTGCCTCCTCAACTGGCACTATCCAACACCACCTACGAATCAACCTACAAAAACTACAAGTTAACCCAGTTCAGTGACACCAACAAAAGCAAATCTGTAACTCTGACACCTATTGTATACGGTATTACCGTGGTAAACAATGCCCCACATAGGGACCTTGCAATTCAGTTTGTACAACTCCTTTTAAGCCCTGCAGGTAATAAAATAACCCAGGACAGTTACCAGGACCCAATAGTACCTGCAATAGCAACCAATAGTTCCACCAACATCCCTCAACCACTACAACAATATGTGAAACAGTAGACGGATAAATTGGAGAAAATAATTTCTCCAAATTTTTTTTATTTTAAAGCTTTTTTATTTAAATCGCAAGTCATTGCATTCTTTTTAATTAGTATAATTTTTATTAATTTTAAATAGTAGATCAGCACAATATTAGATAAATCAACAGTCAACAATACTAATTTTACAAGTCGATACCATGAAAAGACTAGATTATACCACTATTTTCTTCGCTGTTATGGGATCGTTCTTGTTCCTGTTTATTTTAATCCCTATACTTAACCTGATGATATCTGCCGATCCGGGCTCCATATTAACTAACCTCCAGAACAGGGAGGTGATGAGTGCTATATTCATCAGCGCCTACTCTGCACTGGCCGCAACAATTCTGGCACTTTTATTTGGAGTGCCACTGGCCTACATCCTGGCCAGGCACGACTTCCATGGAAAGGGATTTGTAGAAGCAGTAATCGATGTGCCGATTGTAATTCCACATACAGTCAGTGGTATTGCCCTTTTACTGGTTTTCACTTCCACAGGAGTAATTGGTGCACCATTGGGAAAGTTAGGACTGGTTTTCACCGATGCAATTCCCGGGATCATCATTGCCATGCTTTTTGCCAGCGGATCATTTGTGGTTAACTCGGCCAGGGAAGGATTTGAAAGCGTTGACCCTCGAATGGAGAAAGTGGCCCGGACGCTGGGTTCTGGTAGTTTGCGGACATTTGGAGTAATAACCTTACCATTGGCACTGCGAAGCATAGTAGTTGGGTCTATAATGTGCTGGGCCCGGGCTATAAGTGAATTTGGAGCAATTATTATTATTGCTTACTTCCCAATAACCGCCCCTGTTCTTATTTACAGGAGATTTGTGGATTTTGGCCTGTCAGAAGCCACCCCAGTTGCTGTTATTTTAATATCTTTATGTCTACTGCTTTTCTTAGTGGTTAGATTGCTTATGAGAGGATGGAAAACCTATGATAAAAATTGAAAACCTGAGCAAGGATTGGAAAGAATTTAAGATAGATCAGGTTAATTTAGAGGTTAAACCCAATGAATACTTCGTTATTTTAGGTCCCAGTGGATCAGGTAAGACCATGCTCCTGGAACTGATTGCTGGAATATGGTACCCAGATTCAGGCAGAGTGTACCTGGAAGATAAGGACATAACTGATGCATCCCTTGAAAAAAGAGGGGTGGGATTTGTTTATCAAAATTACATGCTCTTCCCCCATAAAACCGTGTTTGAAAACATTGCCTTTGGATTGAATTTAAGGAAAATTCCCAAGAAGGAGATCGAAGTTAAGGTCCAGGAGATGATGGAACTTCTAAACATTTCACATCTTAAAGACCGTCTACCCCGAACATTAAGTGGAGGAGAACAGCAGCGCACTGCTTTAGCCCGTGCGCTTATTGTTTATCCTAAGGTTTTACTTATGGATGAGCCATTGAGTGCATTGGATAGGAAAACCAGGGACGAATTAATGTTACTATTGAAAGAAATTCATCAAAAGTTTGATATAACCATCATTCATGTTACTCACAACTTCGACGAAGCCCTGCAACTGGCGGATCGGGTGGCCATTATGAAACAAGGAACCATCTCCCAGGTTGGAAATGTGGAGGAAGTATTCAGACGCCCTGCCAATGGATTTGTTGCCAGTTTTGTGGGTGTTGAAAACATACTCAAGGGCACAGCCACCATGGATGGTGATGTGACCCAAATCAATACTGGAAATACAGTCATTGTCAGCACAGAACAGAAGACAGGACCCGTTCATATTACAGTGCGGCCGGAAGACATTACCCTCTCCTCCCAAAAAGTGGCTACCAGTGCCAGGAATGTTTTTGAAGGCTGTGTGAAAGAGATAGCAGATCTGGGCACCCTGATCCGGTTAACCATTGATGTGGGAGATCCTCTGATTGTTTTTCTAACCAGACAGTCATTTTTGGATCTGGAAATTAATATTGGAAAGTCAGTCTGGACCTACTTCAAAGCCACCGCAGTGCACGTATTTTAAACCAGAAAATAATTGGGGATTTTGAGTTATAAACACTCAAAGTGGTTAATAACTCAAAATAGTGGTTAATAAAAATCCTGCTCTGTAGAATAAGTTCTACAGAGCGCTAATTTGAACTTTATTTTCCAGTTACCACTTCAGATTCACCTAAGTTGGTTGAGTCTACCTTATCATTTATTATCACAATAATCACCAAGACTAAAGCAATTATTGAGGTTACTGCTCCGAAAAGGAACAAATTAGAAAATGATTGGCTTAAGTTACCCATTCTGCTGGTGACATCCACTAAAAAACAGGCCCCAATCACTGGTGCGACGGTAGAACCAACACCTTTAAAAGTATTTAATATTCCAACACCTGTTGCTTCTTCTTTTTTTGGCATGAAGGACATCATAAGAAGCTGGAATGCACTCCAAGTGAACCCTACACCCACTCCTATTACTGCTAAGCAAATTGCCAGACCTGTAGAATCCGTGACATAGTATGACAATCCAAAAAGTCCTGCGATTAGTAGGGGGGATCCTAACAGGAGCATACGTTTGGATCCGAACTTATCTAAAAGAAATCCACCCAATATGGCAGTTATACACACTGCTACAGAAAGTGGAGTTAACACCGTACCACTATCCTGTACATTCAAATTTAGTACGGTCTGGGCGAAGGTTGGTACGTATGTAAATGCCATAAAGGTACCAATCCCTGATAAAAGAATTGCAAAATTAAGCGATAGAATTTTAGGCTTTTTTAACATATTTATATCTAATATTGGTTCTGATACTCGTTTTTCATACATAATTAGTGCAATAAATAGAACCGCAGCAGCTATGAGTAGTGGAAACACAGTTAAATCAGTAAATGGTGCGCTTTCCAGCCCTATAATACCCAATAACATTGAGGCTATTGCCCCTACTAGTAATGCCGATCCAATGTAGTCAATATGCTGATCTTGATCTCCATAGGTTTCTTTGAACTTGAAAGCCAGGATAATTGCCATGATTCCCAAGGGAATGTTGATATAGAACACGGTTCTCCAACCAAAATTTTGGATCAGGAAACCACCTATGTTTGGTCCTACTATGGTGGCAATGGATGACATTGCCATGAGCACACCCATTGTTTTCCCTCTTTGATTTTCAGGAGCAGAATCATTCATACTGGATAATGCCGAAGGCAGAACAATACCCGCACCAATACCCTGTAAACCCATTGAAGCTATTAAGGAATATATGTCCCAGGACAAGCTGGCTGTAATTGATCCAATGACGAAGGTGGCCACACCAATGATATATAATTTTTTCCGGCCAAATACATCAGATAATTTCCCTGCCAGTGCCATAATTGCTGTCATAAACAACATGTAAGTTGTTAAAGTCCATGTTGCCCAATTAAAGGAGGTGTGCAGATCGGCAATTATTGTGGGTAGTGCAGGCACGAATATATAGGCATCCATGGCTGTCATGAATACACCTAAAGCAAGGACTATCATCACAAAAATTGGGGAGGTTCCTAGACCCTTTTTATTTTCAATTGTTCCGGTAGTATTTTCACTCATTTTTATCTCCATCTTTATGACAAAATTAAAGGCATTATGACAAAATTCAGCTATTATAACCAAAATTAAAACCCAAGAATCTATGTATATTGATTTATTCACATTTAACGGCCATTATAGTATGAATTATGAAAATAAATCAACTAAAAGCATTGAATGCTTTTTTTAATTCTCAGACTAAACTTAATTTTGAAATTAGAATGCATTTTAATCTTCTAAAATAACAATTTACTAGTTGTTAGATACATTACAACAAAAATAATATCTTTTGGTATTTATATTTTTTGGAACTTGTTGTTAGACACATAACAACTAATAACTTTAAATACCACTGCACATACAAAATTTTATACAGTAATTCATTATCTAACAACAAAAAACCGGAGATATGTATGAATGAAATTCCTCAGGAATTAATTAAATCATTGATGGACCTCGGACTTCTTGAATCAGAGGCAAAAATATACATAACCCTCGCAATGATGAATAATTCTGAAGTCAAAACTCTTATAGAATTTTTAGGCCTATCAAAACCAAATACATACGAAAGTCTTCGTCTTCTTGAAGAAAAAGGGCTGGTGTCTTTAATCAATACCAGACCCATGGCCTATCAAGCATTACCTCCAGAAATAGGATTGGAAGTTTTATTAAAAACACATATTGATGCAAAAGAAAAAGCAAAAAAGATTTTTTCAATTATGGACCGAGAAAAATTCGTGCCCAAATTTTCTGAGTCATTATGGAATGTTTTCAATGGAGAAAGCATAAATTATAAAATT
Proteins encoded in this window:
- a CDS encoding NifB/NifX family molybdenum-iron cluster-binding protein, translated to MKIAVASTDGKIIDLHFGDANRFLIFKLADGEGKFQEMREKTPMPLNNHQERWVASIDLINDCKAVLCSKIGEEPTIELRKLGIKPIQLDCDVKEALKECSNHLLN
- a CDS encoding 4Fe-4S binding protein, with the translated sequence MPNVTINYDKCEGAECGECAEVCSMEILVIDGEKIAIKNQDQCSLCEICTDVCPNEAINLE
- a CDS encoding molybdopterin-dependent oxidoreductase, yielding MKPVITTCTRDCPGSCSIIASVEDGKVTKLRGNPEHDITAGFLCKNTAHYLKNYFYSDKRILHPLLKVENKWKSISWDEALDITAFKISEVIENYGSSSILYYQGFGARTALQAMNRRFFNLLGGVTTTYGTVCGGIGHTAMETDFGTKISHDPLDHLNSNLIIIWGRNPAVTDVHLWRIIRKAQRNGTPLVVIDPVKTKTARHADIFIQPRAGYDYYLAMALSKIILELDSTKNGHVNKNNPENENNYLDHDFIENYTVNFEEYLSILDKYSLNFLSTKCGVDMDVLHELAILYADGNPSSIITGWGLHRYVQGHLTFHMIGALAALTGNIGVSGGGVSQGFEEFEYFDFAVELDELGINQRKIPMPTIGEAIIHTHEPPIKLIFMVSGNPVTLNPNSLKVKRGFDSADFVIMIDHFLNDTSDVADLFLPATTYLEETDLMGSYGHNWVSPVNPVVVPLGEAKSEFEIFQLLAGRLGFEEEMSGHPEKWLEKLADPILKMGISFEELQRAPQRMVKKNDIPFSDGKFKTESGKFEFNEDFQPENRAIEGYPLRLLSTMPEGFIGSVPPNEEIIDECLEVQVHPNVLRINQLVDGDKAILESPVGSLTVQTRENYGIMEDYVLTYKGGWLKHNQCINVLTQDMSSAIGDGTPYYDTWVRIKSIKR
- the modA gene encoding molybdate ABC transporter substrate-binding protein, encoding MNSKQMAIIGIVVVIIIIAGLYVSGIFTGGNSVKGNITVLAGAGTMAAMNDLKANFEKENPGTTINIQYGNSAELFSSLNTQKSADLVVPGDITFMDKAKSQGYMLNDTIKPIVYHIPIIAVQKGNPKNITSVQNLSMEGLKVGLGDTNGTAVGKESITLLNKSGNLAAVKKNVVVYAPTVNQLLTYLTSGQVDAAIITEDMANTTAAQGKIDAIVIPKDQNAIATIAVGMTTFTQNKPLATKFENYITSSQGLTIWENHGFKAVNQTS
- a CDS encoding ABC transporter permease, which translates into the protein MRSKLEIIFISISFIFTAFLFIIIGSLFIIPSPEGFIEAFFSNEMMAALKLTLSTSILAATFVILVAIPTAYSLARYKFPLKSLVKSILDLPMAFPEIVLGIALLMIFGNRFLGIPMDRLGIDIAFTTTGIIIAQFFVAFPYAVRILYSTFNYVNPRYEFVSRSLGYGEFETFRNITLPLARGGIFASTVVTLARCIGTFAAVLLVGGGTYMKTETLSIAIYYNLSLGNIDSAITAGIILVLISFVAIFVLERYAPENIEDGSVK
- a CDS encoding ATP-binding cassette domain-containing protein produces the protein MFLEVKNLSVELGQFQLNNVNLKLEKKDYLVIIGPTGSGKSVLLETIAGFFSPDNGQVFLEGKEITDLTPEERGISIVYQDYILFPHMNVFENIAYGLKKKIKDKDIIETKVNNMAQLLKIDHLMGRNPETLSGGEKQRVAIARSLVVKPNILLMDEPFAALDVNTHSYLTSLIKKVIMQHQTTCIHVSHNFNDVYNLAEHVAVMKEGKILQQGTVHDVFSRPTHNFVADFVGVHNVFQGRIVGHDQSLIQVEINPKVILSSSSDLSSHSKEVTVAIRPESIIFSNEPFVSSVRNQVKGVVETIFEVGHNIWISVQVEDLSFMGVLTPNSCEALGIKKGGEIYLSFKSVNVNLMDNYD
- the wtpA gene encoding tungstate ABC transporter substrate-binding protein WtpA, which gives rise to MDKKIMAAIVIIIIAVVGVGVYGYSSYVASSESGTITIYAAASLAKQMNNTAAEFKKQHPNVDVQIQYGGSSDLISQITQLNKSVDIMASADYGLIDKNMIPNSTSFNLEFARNELVIAYTNNSKNSSQINSTNWYEILNQSDVKIGLADPNSAPAGYRGVMMIQMANSYYNNSNIFNDLIASNSAITSQANGSSYVISSPNNLNPTSKIVSRPAVSDLMPVLQSNSVDYVLVYKSDAEQQKSSGVKYMTLPPQLALSNTTYESTYKNYKLTQFSDTNKSKSVTLTPIVYGITVVNNAPHRDLAIQFVQLLLSPAGNKITQDSYQDPIVPAIATNSSTNIPQPLQQYVKQ
- the wtpB gene encoding tungstate ABC transporter permease WtpB, producing the protein MKRLDYTTIFFAVMGSFLFLFILIPILNLMISADPGSILTNLQNREVMSAIFISAYSALAATILALLFGVPLAYILARHDFHGKGFVEAVIDVPIVIPHTVSGIALLLVFTSTGVIGAPLGKLGLVFTDAIPGIIIAMLFASGSFVVNSAREGFESVDPRMEKVARTLGSGSLRTFGVITLPLALRSIVVGSIMCWARAISEFGAIIIIAYFPITAPVLIYRRFVDFGLSEATPVAVILISLCLLLFLVVRLLMRGWKTYDKN
- the wtpC gene encoding tungstate ABC transporter ATP-binding protein WtpC; the protein is MIKIENLSKDWKEFKIDQVNLEVKPNEYFVILGPSGSGKTMLLELIAGIWYPDSGRVYLEDKDITDASLEKRGVGFVYQNYMLFPHKTVFENIAFGLNLRKIPKKEIEVKVQEMMELLNISHLKDRLPRTLSGGEQQRTALARALIVYPKVLLMDEPLSALDRKTRDELMLLLKEIHQKFDITIIHVTHNFDEALQLADRVAIMKQGTISQVGNVEEVFRRPANGFVASFVGVENILKGTATMDGDVTQINTGNTVIVSTEQKTGPVHITVRPEDITLSSQKVATSARNVFEGCVKEIADLGTLIRLTIDVGDPLIVFLTRQSFLDLEINIGKSVWTYFKATAVHVF
- a CDS encoding MFS transporter — translated: MSENTTGTIENKKGLGTSPIFVMIVLALGVFMTAMDAYIFVPALPTIIADLHTSFNWATWTLTTYMLFMTAIMALAGKLSDVFGRKKLYIIGVATFVIGSITASLSWDIYSLIASMGLQGIGAGIVLPSALSSMNDSAPENQRGKTMGVLMAMSSIATIVGPNIGGFLIQNFGWRTVFYINIPLGIMAIILAFKFKETYGDQDQHIDYIGSALLVGAIASMLLGIIGLESAPFTDLTVFPLLIAAAVLFIALIMYEKRVSEPILDINMLKKPKILSLNFAILLSGIGTFMAFTYVPTFAQTVLNLNVQDSGTVLTPLSVAVCITAILGGFLLDKFGSKRMLLLGSPLLIAGLFGLSYYVTDSTGLAICLAVIGVGVGFTWSAFQLLMMSFMPKKEEATGVGILNTFKGVGSTVAPVIGACFLVDVTSRMGNLSQSFSNLFLFGAVTSIIALVLVIIVIINDKVDSTNLGESEVVTGK